Proteins from one Thermococcus sp. M36 genomic window:
- a CDS encoding CGP-CTERM sorting domain-containing protein yields the protein MRKAAIIMAVFVFFGVFGFAMASATTIGVDLAHGESDKGLAVLTDKDGNVLAEGMIKTLSDFNWVYIGDPAAADTLGIQNVGDKITYDAIKDVDFLILGQPSQAFSPDEIQAIVQWWNDGNRILWIAADSDYGDGPNRIDFADTILDAIGANLRVDQASVEDATSNAGAGYRVIGLVNPDSDTPEKDMITKDLANGGKVLFHGPGVVAYYDENGDWKPLPVEGGIENIYVIVTSSQDGQIVENTDPAANAYTAGDTGQFPLMAVQLFPDLKNVLIVSGETPYGGYEPMWSPEYHGVQLDGPQFVTNFIKWAVYVQGELGKETATETGETTSETGETTETSETGGETEGTTCGPAALVGLALVPLLLRRRK from the coding sequence ATGAGGAAGGCTGCAATAATAATGGCAGTGTTTGTGTTCTTTGGTGTTTTTGGTTTTGCCATGGCAAGTGCAACGACAATCGGCGTTGACCTCGCCCACGGCGAGAGCGACAAGGGCCTGGCAGTTCTGACCGACAAGGACGGCAACGTCCTCGCGGAGGGAATGATAAAGACCCTCAGCGACTTCAACTGGGTCTACATCGGCGACCCGGCAGCTGCCGACACCCTTGGAATCCAGAACGTCGGCGACAAGATAACCTACGACGCGATTAAGGATGTTGACTTCCTCATCCTCGGGCAGCCGAGCCAGGCGTTCAGCCCGGATGAAATACAGGCTATCGTCCAGTGGTGGAACGACGGCAACAGGATCCTCTGGATCGCCGCCGATTCGGACTACGGCGACGGCCCGAACAGGATTGACTTCGCAGACACTATTCTCGATGCCATCGGTGCGAACCTCCGCGTTGACCAGGCTTCAGTTGAGGACGCCACCAGCAACGCAGGTGCTGGATACCGTGTCATAGGCCTCGTCAACCCGGACTCAGACACCCCGGAGAAGGACATGATAACCAAGGATCTTGCCAACGGCGGAAAGGTTCTCTTCCACGGCCCGGGTGTTGTCGCTTACTACGATGAGAACGGCGACTGGAAGCCCCTCCCGGTTGAGGGAGGCATTGAGAACATCTATGTGATCGTCACCAGCAGCCAGGACGGTCAGATCGTTGAGAACACTGACCCGGCCGCCAACGCTTACACCGCTGGTGACACCGGGCAGTTCCCGCTTATGGCCGTCCAGCTCTTCCCGGACCTCAAGAACGTCCTCATCGTCAGCGGTGAGACTCCCTACGGCGGCTACGAGCCCATGTGGAGCCCCGAGTACCACGGTGTCCAGCTCGATGGCCCGCAGTTCGTCACCAACTTCATCAAGTGGGCCGTCTACGTCCAGGGCGAGCTCGGCAAGGAGACCGCAACCGAGACCGGTGAGACCACCAGCGAAACAGGCGAAACCACCGAGACCAGCGAAACCGGCGGCGAGACTGAAGGAACTACCTGTGGTCCGGCCGCCCTTGTTGGCCTGGCACTCGTCCCGCTCCTCCTCAGGAGGAGGAAGTGA
- a CDS encoding tyrosine--tRNA ligase, whose translation MDIERKIELIKRKPTEELLTEENLRHLLEVGVPMQHYIGFEISGYIHLGTGLMAGAKIADLQKAGVKTRIFLADWHSWINDKLGGDLEVIQKVALTYFKEGMKQSIKVMGGDPEKVEFVLASEILEKGDYWQTVIDISKNVTLARMMRSITIMGRQMGEAIDFAKLIYPAMQVADIFYQGVTIAHAGMDQRKAHVIAIEVAQKLKYHALEWKGEKLKPVALHHHLLLGLQEPPVWPIESEEKFKELKTQMKMSKSKPYSAVFIHDTPEEIKQKLRKAFCPAREVKYNPVLDWAEYIIFREEPVEFTIHRPAKFGGDVTYTTIEELKRDFAEGKLHPLDLKNAVAEYLIDLLKPVRDYFERHPEPLELMNQVKITR comes from the coding sequence ATGGACATTGAGAGGAAAATAGAACTTATCAAGAGGAAGCCCACGGAAGAGCTCCTGACGGAGGAGAACCTCAGGCACCTCCTTGAAGTGGGAGTCCCAATGCAGCACTACATCGGATTTGAGATAAGCGGTTACATTCACCTCGGAACCGGGCTTATGGCTGGAGCAAAGATAGCCGACCTCCAGAAGGCGGGGGTTAAGACGAGGATATTCTTAGCTGACTGGCACAGCTGGATCAACGACAAGCTGGGTGGGGATTTGGAGGTCATCCAGAAGGTGGCACTCACCTACTTCAAGGAGGGAATGAAGCAGAGCATAAAAGTCATGGGCGGCGACCCGGAGAAGGTCGAGTTCGTTTTGGCGAGCGAGATACTTGAGAAGGGCGACTACTGGCAGACGGTGATAGACATCTCCAAGAACGTCACCCTCGCGAGAATGATGCGCTCGATAACGATAATGGGCCGTCAGATGGGTGAGGCCATAGACTTCGCCAAGCTCATCTACCCGGCGATGCAGGTGGCGGACATCTTCTACCAGGGGGTCACGATAGCCCACGCCGGAATGGACCAGAGGAAGGCCCACGTCATAGCCATCGAGGTGGCACAGAAGCTCAAGTACCACGCCCTCGAATGGAAGGGCGAAAAGCTCAAGCCGGTCGCTCTGCACCACCACCTCCTCCTGGGCCTACAGGAGCCGCCGGTCTGGCCAATAGAGAGCGAGGAGAAGTTCAAGGAGCTGAAGACCCAGATGAAGATGAGCAAGAGCAAGCCTTACTCGGCGGTCTTCATCCACGACACGCCGGAGGAGATAAAGCAAAAACTCAGGAAGGCCTTCTGCCCGGCCAGGGAGGTCAAGTACAACCCCGTCCTCGACTGGGCGGAGTACATAATCTTCCGCGAGGAGCCGGTCGAGTTTACAATCCACCGCCCGGCGAAGTTCGGCGGCGACGTTACCTACACGACCATTGAGGAGCTCAAGAGGGACTTTGCCGAGGGCAAGCTCCACCCGCTCGACCTCAAGAACGCGGTGGCAGAATACCTTATTGACCTCCTCAAGCCCGTCAGGGACTACTTCGAGAGGCACCCCGAGCCGCTTGAGCTCATGAACCAGGTGAAGATAACCCGCTGA
- a CDS encoding ABC transporter substrate-binding protein codes for MKKLASVGIIFLLALSIVASGCIGGGETSTGTSGEGITLVVVTRHDATIQYMVKQAFLQSDIAKEYNIEDLKFIKVPESLWPSYIQKGADVGWGGGPTLFDDLYKAGYLAPITDKKILDLLGNPIPTELAGMPMVRKDGDKVYWIAAALSSFGFTVNKKQLAKWNLQMPEKWEDVASENWALNPPQYGIADPTRSTSNTRIYQIILQAFGWDQGWRIMTLIAANSKVYMASDAVRDAVINGEIAAGNTIDFYGYTAMQQNPDCVYVVPKGESIINGDPIALLAKAQHPEAAQAFIYWVLTEGQAVWMSPDVNRLPINPQIFDMKITKTYADVIFKGQHEGQTYGEARPALKKAYEDATSAQGIPFDDKRALETISALQYYFKATLVDPNQQLHNAWVAIVQAYRDGKITKEQFEQLKDELTAPIQFKDPETGKTVTFTEEYAKSINDRIVKDRNFQDQLVQAWRQAAMDKYNKVLQDLQKLTG; via the coding sequence ATGAAAAAGCTGGCGTCGGTGGGTATAATCTTTCTTCTTGCACTCAGCATAGTGGCCAGCGGATGTATAGGTGGTGGGGAGACCTCCACAGGGACATCCGGCGAAGGGATAACCCTCGTTGTCGTCACGAGGCACGATGCCACCATCCAGTACATGGTAAAGCAGGCCTTCCTTCAGAGCGACATAGCCAAGGAGTACAACATAGAGGACCTCAAGTTCATCAAGGTCCCGGAGAGCCTCTGGCCGAGCTACATCCAGAAGGGTGCCGATGTTGGATGGGGTGGAGGTCCGACACTTTTCGACGACCTCTACAAAGCGGGATACCTTGCCCCGATAACCGATAAGAAGATACTCGACCTTCTCGGCAACCCGATACCGACCGAGCTTGCTGGAATGCCCATGGTTAGGAAGGACGGGGACAAGGTGTACTGGATAGCCGCGGCCCTCTCATCCTTCGGTTTCACCGTCAACAAGAAGCAGCTCGCCAAGTGGAACCTCCAGATGCCTGAGAAGTGGGAAGACGTTGCCAGCGAGAACTGGGCACTCAACCCGCCCCAGTACGGTATAGCCGACCCGACCAGGAGCACCTCGAACACGAGGATATACCAGATCATCCTCCAGGCCTTTGGATGGGATCAGGGATGGCGCATCATGACCCTCATAGCGGCCAACTCCAAGGTGTACATGGCAAGCGATGCCGTTAGGGACGCCGTCATCAACGGCGAGATTGCCGCCGGAAACACAATAGACTTCTATGGATACACCGCCATGCAGCAGAACCCTGACTGTGTTTATGTCGTTCCAAAGGGAGAGAGCATCATCAACGGCGACCCGATAGCACTCCTTGCCAAGGCACAGCACCCGGAGGCTGCCCAGGCCTTCATCTACTGGGTTCTCACCGAGGGCCAGGCCGTCTGGATGAGTCCGGACGTCAACAGGCTGCCCATCAACCCGCAGATATTTGACATGAAGATAACCAAGACCTATGCCGACGTTATATTCAAGGGCCAGCATGAGGGCCAGACGTACGGCGAGGCCAGGCCCGCCCTCAAGAAGGCGTACGAGGATGCCACCAGCGCCCAGGGAATCCCGTTCGATGACAAGAGGGCCCTTGAGACGATAAGCGCCCTCCAGTACTACTTCAAAGCTACCCTCGTTGACCCGAACCAGCAGCTCCACAACGCGTGGGTCGCCATAGTCCAGGCATACAGGGACGGGAAGATAACCAAGGAGCAGTTCGAGCAGCTCAAGGACGAACTTACCGCGCCGATACAGTTCAAGGATCCGGAGACCGGCAAGACCGTCACCTTCACCGAGGAGTACGCCAAGAGCATCAACGACAGGATTGTAAAGGACAGGAACTTCCAGGACCAGCTCGTCCAGGCCTGGCGCCAGGCCGCCATGGACAAGTACAACAAGGTGCTCCAGGACCTCCAGAAGCTCACCGGATGA
- a CDS encoding ABC transporter ATP-binding protein has product MVDVKLENIVKTFGETVALKGIDLHIKAGELFTLLGPSGCGKSTTLRIIAGLDFPDSGTIHFGDEEVTYLPSSKRGAVLVFQNYALWPHMTVFDNVAYGLKLKKLPKDEIKKKVEWALELVKLEGFADRYPTQLSGGQQQRVAIARALVVEPKVLLLDEPLSNLDAKLRLEMRSEIRRIQRELGITVIYVTHDQEEAMAISDRIAVMNVGTVEQVGTPKEIYETPRTEFVASFMGKTNVIPAKVVERDGDKVTVEFEGIRLEGLHYTEKSDDVVIVIRPERIKLKPMENAVSFTGTVDLVEYYGFFIEVVGLFGETRIIARTISDRDVVGLRPTQPVTFYVNRDDIIVLPKQQL; this is encoded by the coding sequence ATGGTTGACGTTAAGCTCGAAAACATAGTCAAGACCTTTGGAGAAACCGTCGCCCTCAAGGGAATAGACCTTCACATCAAGGCGGGGGAGCTCTTCACCCTGCTCGGACCGAGCGGGTGTGGAAAGTCAACGACGCTGAGAATAATAGCCGGTCTCGACTTCCCGGACAGCGGCACCATACACTTCGGCGACGAGGAGGTCACCTACCTCCCGTCCAGCAAGCGCGGTGCGGTGCTCGTCTTCCAGAACTACGCCCTGTGGCCCCACATGACGGTCTTCGACAACGTCGCCTACGGACTCAAGCTCAAGAAGCTCCCGAAGGACGAGATAAAGAAGAAGGTCGAGTGGGCCCTCGAACTCGTCAAGCTCGAGGGCTTCGCGGACCGCTACCCGACCCAGCTTTCCGGAGGTCAGCAGCAGCGTGTCGCAATAGCGAGGGCACTCGTCGTCGAGCCCAAGGTTCTCCTCCTGGACGAGCCGCTGAGCAACCTCGACGCCAAGCTCAGGCTTGAGATGCGTTCGGAGATAAGGAGAATCCAGCGTGAGCTCGGCATTACCGTCATCTACGTCACCCACGACCAGGAGGAGGCCATGGCCATAAGCGACAGGATTGCCGTCATGAACGTCGGAACCGTCGAGCAGGTGGGAACACCGAAGGAGATATACGAGACTCCGAGGACGGAGTTCGTTGCCAGCTTCATGGGCAAGACCAACGTCATTCCCGCCAAGGTCGTGGAGAGGGATGGGGATAAAGTTACAGTCGAGTTCGAGGGCATTAGGCTTGAGGGCCTGCACTATACGGAGAAGAGCGACGACGTCGTCATAGTAATCAGGCCGGAGAGGATAAAGCTCAAGCCCATGGAGAACGCCGTTTCCTTCACCGGAACCGTTGACCTCGTTGAGTACTACGGCTTCTTCATTGAGGTCGTCGGCCTCTTCGGCGAGACGAGGATCATAGCCAGAACCATCAGTGACAGGGATGTCGTGGGGCTTAGACCCACACAGCCGGTAACGTTCTATGTGAACAGGGACGACATCATCGTCCTGCCGAAGCAGCAGCTTTAA
- a CDS encoding DUF447 domain-containing protein, protein MGLIDFFNEGQVYEVLLVTMSNVTPVGVIRRGNKLFFKLFGGKSAGEIKDHPKASTQITNDVELMVKLALNFPVELEFEERDGYRWVMGLPGVYGRVEFLEEPHEDELGSTTVLKCALSPVGEIDGVLPPRPMSRADMHLLEMAVHLTRLLVAVRNRKLDVAKRLYGDVMLNYRMYKRFGGRSEFARRMIETAEASFGQNSTEAPVKESL, encoded by the coding sequence ATGGGGCTCATTGATTTCTTCAACGAGGGCCAGGTCTACGAGGTTCTGCTCGTCACGATGTCGAACGTAACCCCAGTGGGTGTCATCAGGAGGGGGAATAAACTGTTTTTCAAGCTCTTCGGGGGGAAGAGCGCAGGGGAAATAAAAGACCACCCGAAGGCTTCGACACAGATAACCAACGACGTGGAACTCATGGTTAAACTCGCCCTCAACTTTCCGGTGGAGCTTGAGTTCGAAGAAAGGGATGGTTATCGCTGGGTAATGGGCCTCCCAGGTGTTTACGGGCGGGTTGAGTTTCTGGAGGAGCCCCACGAGGACGAACTCGGTTCAACCACTGTTCTGAAGTGTGCCCTCTCTCCTGTGGGGGAGATTGATGGGGTTCTGCCGCCAAGGCCGATGAGCAGGGCGGACATGCACCTGCTTGAGATGGCGGTTCACCTCACAAGACTCCTTGTGGCAGTTAGAAACAGAAAACTCGACGTTGCAAAGAGGCTCTACGGCGACGTGATGTTGAACTACCGCATGTATAAACGCTTTGGGGGACGCTCCGAGTTTGCCAGGAGGATGATTGAAACGGCGGAGGCCAGTTTTGGCCAGAATTCCACCGAGGCCCCAGTAAAGGAAAGCTTATAA
- a CDS encoding Lrp/AsnC family transcriptional regulator, which produces MPGIDEKDREILRILRGEGRVTLTELGRRVNLSPASVKNRLEKLEKIGAIRGYSTVVDPAFLEEYVSVFFELKLAIDDHTVDPILRKVAGMENVESVYRRSGEKQILIKAHFHDTDGVKAFAGRLKRIFGKNLERVEVTLIIETFKENWIISGRGGGTGSRGRH; this is translated from the coding sequence ATGCCGGGAATAGACGAGAAGGACAGGGAGATACTCAGAATCCTCCGGGGTGAGGGAAGGGTAACCCTCACAGAGCTGGGCAGGCGCGTGAACCTGTCCCCCGCCAGTGTCAAGAACCGGCTGGAGAAACTTGAGAAGATAGGTGCCATTAGAGGCTACTCGACGGTTGTGGATCCGGCGTTTCTGGAGGAATACGTTTCAGTCTTCTTCGAGCTTAAGCTGGCTATAGACGACCACACCGTCGACCCAATACTGAGAAAGGTCGCGGGGATGGAGAACGTTGAGTCTGTTTACAGGAGAAGCGGGGAGAAACAGATACTGATCAAGGCCCACTTCCATGATACTGACGGGGTCAAAGCTTTCGCGGGAAGGCTCAAGCGCATCTTTGGCAAGAACCTGGAGAGGGTTGAGGTTACTCTCATCATTGAGACCTTCAAGGAGAACTGGATAATCAGCGGAAGGGGAGGAGGCACTGGATCGCGGGGAAGGCACTGA
- a CDS encoding iron ABC transporter permease, with protein sequence MKVSKWSERLFGTPIFDPVVTASFLLPLLYLVAFLIIPVLAMLAVAFEYNGHFSLHWFTSILTSDYYISFRPEGTFSQLITMPNGEQIYYVQGVDFGVILNSIIVSVSVMILTTILGTIFAFVMARYDFPGKNIVRILLFVPLLVTPFVNVFIVKKMFLPDGLINWLFYDILHVFPHRIVIDGLVGVIVAQTMTYYPIVYLNAYASFINIDPTLEEQAENLGSRGFHLFRTVTFPLALPGIAAGATLVGIFSLEDLAAPIVFQGNPLARKLMSFQIYSAFTSGFNVGSPQLAALALIMLTIAILMFLGIRKYVSMRQYAMISKGGRWKPRVAKPKGWQAVLIYFVVLPMLLISIFPQIGVVLLAFSKSWAGTWPDGFTTAHIKSIITQPDIERVILNSIMYSTVAIVVIILLSLTASYASSRFKKSKLGPVLDSLATIPIAVPGIVIAMSYFFFFAKVFPDTPLDPTNLLGFNPAMVLVLAYSIRRLPFAARSISAGIQQVHVSLEEVALNLGASRWKALTGILIPLILLNLLGGAMLSFVYCMSETSVGITLGSINPDYYPITARMVELMTSAVGSANLAAALGVFLMTVQIIAIVLANVITKQRYSFIGLT encoded by the coding sequence ATGAAAGTTAGCAAGTGGAGCGAGAGGCTCTTTGGAACGCCTATTTTCGACCCTGTTGTGACTGCATCGTTCCTGCTGCCCCTTCTGTACCTCGTGGCGTTCCTAATAATCCCCGTGCTGGCAATGCTGGCGGTCGCCTTTGAGTACAACGGCCACTTCTCACTCCACTGGTTCACGAGCATACTGACCTCAGATTACTACATCAGCTTCCGTCCCGAAGGGACGTTCTCGCAGCTGATAACGATGCCCAACGGCGAGCAGATATACTACGTCCAGGGCGTGGACTTCGGCGTCATCCTGAATTCGATAATAGTCTCCGTCAGCGTCATGATACTGACGACGATTCTGGGGACAATCTTCGCCTTCGTCATGGCCCGCTACGACTTTCCGGGCAAGAACATCGTCAGAATCCTCCTCTTCGTCCCGCTCCTCGTCACACCCTTCGTGAACGTCTTCATCGTCAAGAAGATGTTCCTCCCGGACGGACTTATCAACTGGCTCTTCTACGACATCCTTCACGTGTTCCCGCACAGAATCGTTATCGACGGCCTCGTTGGTGTAATCGTCGCCCAGACCATGACATACTACCCAATCGTCTACCTCAACGCCTACGCCAGCTTCATCAACATTGACCCCACCCTTGAGGAGCAGGCCGAGAACCTGGGGAGCAGGGGATTCCACCTCTTCAGAACGGTGACGTTCCCCCTCGCGCTTCCTGGAATCGCGGCGGGAGCGACCCTCGTCGGCATATTCAGCCTTGAGGATCTCGCTGCGCCGATAGTCTTCCAGGGCAACCCGCTTGCGAGGAAGCTCATGTCCTTCCAGATCTACAGCGCGTTCACCAGCGGCTTCAACGTCGGAAGCCCCCAGCTCGCCGCGCTGGCCCTCATAATGCTCACCATAGCGATACTAATGTTCCTTGGCATCAGGAAGTACGTCAGCATGAGGCAGTACGCAATGATCAGCAAGGGTGGAAGGTGGAAGCCCCGTGTGGCCAAGCCCAAGGGCTGGCAGGCTGTCCTCATATACTTCGTTGTTCTGCCGATGCTCCTTATATCAATCTTCCCCCAGATCGGTGTTGTTCTTCTTGCGTTTAGCAAGAGCTGGGCCGGCACGTGGCCCGATGGCTTCACAACCGCCCACATAAAGAGCATCATAACTCAGCCGGACATTGAGAGGGTAATCCTCAACAGCATCATGTACTCCACCGTGGCCATAGTGGTCATCATCCTCCTGTCCCTCACGGCGTCCTACGCGTCCAGCAGGTTCAAGAAGAGCAAGCTTGGCCCGGTGCTCGACAGCCTCGCCACGATACCCATAGCGGTTCCGGGAATAGTCATCGCCATGAGCTACTTCTTCTTCTTCGCCAAGGTGTTCCCTGACACGCCCCTCGACCCGACCAACCTGCTCGGCTTCAACCCGGCGATGGTGCTAGTGCTGGCCTACTCGATAAGGCGTCTGCCCTTCGCGGCGCGCTCCATCTCCGCTGGAATCCAGCAGGTTCACGTCTCGCTTGAGGAGGTCGCACTGAACCTCGGGGCCAGCAGATGGAAGGCCCTCACGGGGATACTGATACCGTTGATACTACTGAACCTCCTCGGAGGTGCAATGCTGAGCTTCGTTTACTGTATGAGCGAGACCAGCGTCGGCATCACCCTCGGTTCCATCAACCCGGACTACTACCCGATAACGGCAAGGATGGTGGAGCTGATGACCAGCGCCGTCGGAAGCGCCAACCTGGCGGCAGCTCTGGGCGTGTTCCTCATGACGGTTCAGATAATCGCCATAGTCCTTGCTAACGTGATAACCAAGCAGAGGTACTCCTTCATAGGCCTCACATGA